CAGAAACAGGACCTGCGAGGCCACCTACTCCCCCAGCGAAGAGATTGTCCTGGAAGACATTAAAGTGCCTAAATTCCCTGGAGTCCCACCATACAGACCCACAGGGGGACAGCGAGGACCTCGTcccctccacgggctgcagccACACTAGGGGAGCAGTCCCATCCCACAGACCCAGCTGGTGGGTAAGAactggagcagggagaaaggagaggggagacggtgctggaaaaaaaccaaacccctacATTCACCTTGGGAAGTCTGCAAGGAGACGCCTCATCCCACTGTCTGCATTCAGCTGGCAAAGCTCATTAAAAGAGGTGGCCTTTCACTGCCCTTTTCAAACCTGGAAATTCAGGCCTCTTCcatgacaaaaaagaaaaggtgaattAAGAGATGAAATGCCGGAGGAGGAGGTACACCAACCCTCCAAGCCCAGCTACAACCGTGCCCGCTGCCAGCCGTACCCAGAGGAAATCCAGGGAATCCTCCAGGCGGGCGTGCAGCCGCAGGACCTGCCGGCGCGTGCTCTCCCAGTCCCCGGAGTTGTCGATGATGTGAGTCGCTAATTTGCGCTTCTTGTCCAGTGGCAGCTGGGAAGCGATGCGAGCTTCGGCCTCCGCCTGGGACAGCCCGTTCCTCTTCATCAGCCGGGAGAGCTGCATCGGCGGGTCACTGCCAGGATGGGAGGGTGGCACTGAGatgggggtgcaggaggggtGAGGGGGTTCGCCTCACTTCCTCGGCACAAGGGGGAAAAGCCAGGGTAAAGCATGGGGGAGAGATGCTCCCCGCTTTGTTTCGGATCCAGCGCAAGCATCCTGCACCCAGATTGGTGGTGCCAGCACCTGCGGCACTGCCCAGGCTGACCCCGGTGTGTGTTTTCGGCATTCCCACAGCCCGTAACACCGGGGCAGCACCCCAaaccctgccccagcacagggaACACAGGCTGTGGAAGGCCCAAAGACAGAGATTTCCCCTCTAGGATAGCGCCAGGTTTCAGGAAAACCCCAGTAAAAAGCCCCTCCTACACTAGGATAAAGGAGGGTATCGCTTCTCACACCTATAGAAAAGAGGCAGCATTACCAAAAGGCTTCGCACCAAGGCCGAAGCTAAATCCCCACTGGAGCAGGAGGGACGTGACAGCCCCCTCCAGGCTCTAAGAGAGGCAGCAGCGTCCCGGTCCTCGTGGTTCGTGTGGCACTTACCAATAAATCAAGACCGTGTATTTCATAAACTTGGTCAATCTGTTGGTCTCAAAGAGCAGAGGGATGTCAAGGATCACGTAGCGGTAGCCTGCAAAAATGACAACACTCCCCTCAAAAAAAGGGACAGCGTTACCTGGATTCCCAAATCCCTCGTGCTGCACGCGCACTGCGGCCATGGCTGCTCCAGCAAAACAAGCGGGAGAGCTCTACAGCTCCACAATTACAGCCAAGAGCAGAGCCTGCTTGCCCTCCTCCCTCTTGGAGGGAAGAAACGGTTTCGTTCCgagtttccaaaggaaaaaaccccaacaaaataataaaaaaaaaaaacccaaaaaacaaaccctaacCTGGATGATCTCAGACCAAAGGTGAAGCTGGAGAAATATAATGAGGAGCTGAAATGAGAAGCTCAAATGAAAGCGCCTGTGCCTGGCTGGCAAAAGCGGCAGTCACGCCGTTGTTGCTGGCCTCTCCAGGGGAGCAGTGCCCACAGCAGAATTTGCTCTTCTCTCTTTCGCATGTCCAAGGCTTCACCAGGCTGCAGTCATTTCAGCCGATGTTTCCCAGctcagttttcttccctttttggaAAGCTTTGGCTAAACAGTTCCATTTTTCCAAGGGGAGCAAGGAAATCCTTGCAGACCTCTCACAGCTGTGACACTGAAATGTGGGGGTGCctccaggggcagccccagggcctGAGACCTCACCAAAACCGGCCAAGTTTGGTTTAAAACTGCCATCACCACGCGGAGCAGCCAGCAGAGGAGAGCTCGTAACAGCCAGTCGCCGTCCTCCCGGACCCTGCAGCCCACCCCAGGCCCCCCACGTGCCTCTGCCCTTCGTAAACGCCAACTCCCCCGGCAGACGGCA
The sequence above is drawn from the Balearica regulorum gibbericeps isolate bBalReg1 chromosome 24, bBalReg1.pri, whole genome shotgun sequence genome and encodes:
- the DCAKD gene encoding dephospho-CoA kinase domain-containing protein isoform X2, whose product is MFLVGLSGGIASGKSTVVAVLRELGCAVIDADVIAREVVQPHFEAYRRIVHYFGSEILLENGEINREALGNIIFSHPEKRQLLNSITHPEIQKEMLKQILKYFVLGYRYVILDIPLLFETNRLTKFMKYTVLIYCDPPMQLSRLMKRNGLSQAEAEARIASQLPLDKKRKLATHIIDNSGDWESTRRQVLRLHARLEDSLDFLWRPEFPGLKRAVKGHLF
- the DCAKD gene encoding dephospho-CoA kinase domain-containing protein isoform X3, with the translated sequence MFLVGLSGGIASGKSTVVAVLRELGCAVIDADVIAREEKRQLLNSITHPEIQKEMLKQILKYFVLGYRYVILDIPLLFETNRLTKFMKYTVLIYCDPPMQLSRLMKRNGLSQAEAEARIASQLPLDKKRKLATHIIDNSGDWESTRRQVLRLHARLEDSLDFLWVRLAAGTVVAGLGGLVYLLLRHFIS
- the DCAKD gene encoding dephospho-CoA kinase domain-containing protein isoform X1: MFLVGLSGGIASGKSTVVAVLRELGCAVIDADVIAREVVQPHFEAYRRIVHYFGSEILLENGEINREALGNIIFSHPEKRQLLNSITHPEIQKEMLKQILKYFVLGYRYVILDIPLLFETNRLTKFMKYTVLIYCDPPMQLSRLMKRNGLSQAEAEARIASQLPLDKKRKLATHIIDNSGDWESTRRQVLRLHARLEDSLDFLWVRLAAGTVVAGLGGLVYLLLRHFIS